The following is a genomic window from Clostridium sp..
ATTTAATGTAGAAAATATAAATGAAAAATCTTATAAATATAATAGAAAAAATTTAGAAGAAAAATATGGTATCAATTTGAAAAAATTATTCACAGATGATATTTCAATTAAGAAATTTTTAAATAGCTAATAGTTCATGGTGTTGTAGATGGAGAATTGTATGGGAGGGTGGAGATTATGAAAGAAGTAATCGGCATAGTAATGTTTATGATACTTGCAATTTATTTTTTTATAAGATTTGTTGAAAGTAAGAAAATATATAATCTATTCATAGTAGGTACTTCACTATGTGCTGTATTTATCAATACACCATTTGCAAAAAATATAAGTGAATTTATTGAAAATATAATAGTTTCTGGTGTACTCATATTTGGATTTCTTGCTATATATTTAAAAAATCAAGAAGATAAAAGTTTATAATTTTAAGGTGGGATTATTAGTCTAAAAGTATTAAGCAAAAAGCAGTTAAGGACATATAGTATCAAGTTAGAAAATCTGTATGAAGGTGAAAAATAATGAAGCACATTCCCAACTTAATTACACTAATGAGAGTATTAGGAACAGTGGTTTTAGTGTTTATAGAACCATTTTCAGGATTGTTCTTTATTATATATTTTATATGTGGTATCAGTGATGTTTTAGATGGAATTATTGCACGAAAAATGAATCTGGTAAGTAAAAAGGGGCAAATCCTTGATAGTATTGCAGATTTTTTCATGGTTATAGTATTGTTGTTCATATTTGTGCTTAATTTTAAGTTTCCTTTATTAATCATATATTGGGTAATTATTATTGCGGTTATTCGCTTGACATCGTTGGGTATTGGTTTTATGCGTTATAAGCAGCTTGCCTTTTTACATACTTATGCCAATAAGCTGACAGGAATGATTTTATTTTGCTCACCATTTATGTATATTGGATTAGGATTGTATACAACAACTGTTTTAGCTTGCTGTATTGCAAGCATTTCAGCGCTGGAAGAATTAATTATCAACGCTGTTTCTAAAAAATTACATAGAGATATTAAATGTATATTTTCAGTTTTGAAGGGAAGGGGAATATGAAAATAGTTGATGGAAGAATATATCTGACACAAATAAAAGATTTAATTATCGAATATACAAAATCACTTAATAGGGACTTGACTTTTCAACACCTGACAGAGGAATTAAATGATTTGAAAAGCAAATATACAAAGCCTAATGGAGAAATTTTGGCAGCTATTTCTGATAAAGGAAATGTAGTTGGCTGTGTTGCATTTTACAAGCATACTGATAAACGCTGTGAAATGAAAAGATTATATGTAAAACCGGAATATAGAAAATTGAAAATTGGTCAGAAACTAATAAAAGATATAATTGAATTAGCTTCTAAAGATGGATTTGAAGAAATAGTTTTAGATACAATAAGACCATTAAAGAGAGCCATTTATTTATACAAAAAATTTGGCTTCCGAGAAATTCCAGCATATTATGATAATCCAATGGATGATGTTATATATATGAGGCTAGTCCTGAGTTAGTAATTCTTAATAATGAAAGAAATTGAAATTTATTTTACAAGGAGATGTAAATGAAGATTAAAAAGAATAAATACGACATTGTCGTTAATTTTTTAAGTTTACTGTGTCTGGTAGGAACAGTTATTTTCTTGATTATTTCATGGGAAACAATACCAGCTGAAATACCAGGACATTATAATGGTGCTGGTGAGGTTGATAAAATAACAGATAAAAATTCCCTGATTGTGCTTTTGGCGGTTGAATGGATTATGTTTATTGGATTATCCGTTGTAGAAAAATTTCCGCAAATATGGAATACGGGAATACAAGCAACGGAGCAAAACACGGAAAAAGTATATAGAATTTTAAAAACCATGATAGGTACTATAAAATTGTTATTTGTCCTGGTATTTTCATATTTAACGATACACTCAACCACCGGGGAAAATTTATCATTCTTATTCTTACCGGTTGTTCTAATTTTGATATTTGGAGCGATGGCATTTTTTATATTTCAACTAGGAAAAGAAAAGTGGATAAATGTTTAAATCTCAAGCAGTTTAGCTATATTCTCCCCCAATACTGCATCTTTAGGATGGTATGTGGTTTTTTGTGATATACTATCGTAAAGGAGAGTAATAGTATGCCGCAGAAATTATGTTATTTGGGAAACAAAGAACCATTCGAATATACGCTATCTGTCATAGGAGGAAAATGGAAACTCAAAATCATTTATGTTCTTGCATGCATGGAAACTGTGAGATATGGTGTTTTGAAAAGAAATATCGGTGGAATTACACATAAGATGTTAAGTTCACAGCTTAAAGAGCTGCAGAGTGAGGGTGTCATATCAAGGAAACAATACTCACAAATTCCACCTAAAGTAGAATATTCACTTAGTAAAAAGGGAGAAAGTCTTATTCCTATTGTAAAATCCATATGTAAGTGGGGAAAAGAATATAATACGGTGAATCATTGAATTCAATTGACGAAGGGGATGTGAATTAGCGAAAGGAGTAATATTAGGTTGTACGGAAATACCTTTATTCATAAAACAACAGGATGTTAGTATTCCGATTTTTGATACGACAACAATACATGCTGTTGTTGTAGCTGAATTTGCTTTGGATTTGATATTAGAGGGCTTAGAAAATATGCTGGATTTTGAATTATAAAAATAGTAAAAGTATTTGTTGATAATATGAAAGTCAATGAATGCTTTATTTTTTTATTTGGATGAGGGTAGGTGTGTTGACCTTATAGAATCCTTATAATTATCTGTTATCATCTTTGTACAGGAAAGGATGATTGAAATGGATAATTTGATTTTGGAAACCAGTGATCTCTGTAAAGCCTTCAAGGGAGAATATGCGGTGAAGAACATATCCCTCAAGATAAAGAAAAATTCCATCTATGGACTTCTGGGACCCAATGGGGCGGGAAAATCCACCACACTGAAGATGCTGACAGGCATGCTGCGTCCCACAAGCGGGAAGATCTTATTTGAAAACAAGTCCTGGAGCAGGAGCAATTTAAAGGATATAGGGGCACTTATTGAGTCCCCGCCTCTTTATGGAAACCTTACTGCCAGAGAAAATCTCAAGGTGAGAACTACAGTTTTGGGACTGCCGGAGAGCAGAATTGACGAAGTTCTGGGTATGGTTGACCTTGAAAATACGGGAAAAAAGAGGGCACATCAGTTTTCCATGGGTATGAAGCAGCGCCTTGGTATAGCTCTGGCCCTTATAAACCATCCGAAGCTTTTAATTCTGGACGAGCCCACCAACGGACTTGATCCTTTTGGAATACAGCAGTTAAGAGAGCTTGTAAGATCATTTCCAAAGCAGGGTATAACAGTTATACTGTCAAGTCATATACTTAGTGAAGTAGAACAGGTGGCCCGGGAAATAGGAATTATTTCAGGTGGAGTTTTGGGATATCAGGGAGATATGAAAGCAGGAGAGGATCTGGAAAAACTTTTTGTGGAAGTTGCAGGAAAATACAGAAGGGAGGGCGAATAACATGGCAGCATATTTTAAGTCCGAGTCTTTAAAGATAAAGCACGGATTTTCAAAAAAACTTGTTTTTTTGGCACCTGTTTTTACAATAATAGTGTCCCTTTTTCTTTCTGCAGCTTATTTCCATGAGACTGTCTATAACTGGTGGTATGTAATGATACTTCCGGGAATGATGTCCATACTGTGCACCCTTGTGGCGAAACAGGATGGCAGAATGAAAAACATGGCGGTGATACCACTGTCGGTGGATCTTAAAAAAGTGTGGATGTCAAAGATATTTTTGTGCATGATTATTATGGCGGAGGCTTCAGCTGTTGTTCTGGCAGGTGCTGTAGTTATCGGCAACCTCCTGGGTATAGGTGTTTTCAAATTGCCTCTTTTAAATCAGTTTGAAGGAATTTCAGTGCTTGCACTCACTTTTTTGTGGCAGATTCCACTCTGCCTTTTTCTTGGAAGCAAAATAGGAATGTTCCCCACAATTATCATAAATATGGCAGCTTATATGGTGCTTGGGATATTGTGTGCGGTAAAAGGTTTTCTCTGGATGATACCATATGCCATTCCCGCAAGGCTCATGTGTCCCATTTTAAAGATTCTTCCAAATGGCCTGCCGACTGTTCCGGGAAATCAGACCTTCAGGCCGGAGCTTCTTTCAAAGGGTGTCATTTTACCTGGAATTGCAATTTCTCTGGTTTTGTTTTTAGTACTTGCATTTGCAACTTCAAAGTGGTATGAAAGACAGGAGGCAAAATAGATGGTTCAGTTGTTTAGGCTTGTCAGGGCGGATTTCCAGAAAATAAAGAGGAGCTCTCTTTTGTGGATTCACGTTCTTGTACCATTTTTTATATCGGCGGCATTTGTGGCCTACTATTCAAATTCCACTGTAAATACAGTTTCGAAGATATCCGGATATTTCCAAGTATTCTCCATAGGGTTTCCTCTCATAATAGGAATAGTGACAGGTAGTGCAGCGGAGCAGGAAGCAGATGCGGCAAATTTTCAGCAGCTTTTGACGGCAGAGTACAAGACGGCCGGATTTTTAAGCAAAATAGTCATGCTTTTCTTGCTGGAGTTATTTTCCCTGTCCATTGCAGCAGGTGTTTTTGCAGCTGGAATGAAGTTTTCAAAGGTTGATAATCTCATTTCTGCAGCAATTTATGGAAAAATTGTTTTACTGCTTTTTTCAAGCATGGTATTCCTATATTTTCTCCATGTACTCTGCAGCCTGAGATTCGGCAGCGGGGCGTCCATAGGTCTTGGAATCGGGGAAAGTCTCATTTCAGCTCTGATGCTCACAGGCCTTGGAGATGGAATATGGAAGTGGATTCCCTGTGCCTTTGGAGTGAGATTTTCCTATTATTATATTGGTTTAAATGCAAATACTGCAAACAGTGCCTATATTATAGAAGATTTTAAAAGTGGAATTTATACCTGCACTGCAATGACAATTGCTATAATTATAATAAGTGTGGTTTTCTTTCATTCTTTTGAGGGAAGAAACGGAGATTGAGCAGATGAGGTGATAAAATGGCTAGGATACTGGCAATTGACGATGAAGAGGGTATTCTTGAAATTATAAAAGCTGCACTTTCCAGGGAAGGACATGAAGTTACTGCTGTCAGCAATTTTTCAAATTTTACGGTGGAAAAATGTCAGGATTACGATCTGATACTTCTGGATATAATGATGCCGGATATGGACGGATTTACCCTCTGCAGGAAGATCCGGGATATGGTGGATTGCCCTATTATATTTTTGACGGCGAAGACCTCTGAAGAAGACATTATAAAGGGACTTGGACTGGGTGGAGATGATTATATTACAAAACCTTTTGGAATTGGAGAGCTCAGATCCCGTGTGGCAGCTCATCTAAGAAGAGAGCACAGGGAGAAACACAACAGTTTTGCCCTGGGAAAAATTAAATTTAAAATGTCCGCAAAAGAAGTTTATGTAAAAGACAAACTGGTGTCTCTGACAAAGGGCGAGTATGAAATCAGTGAATTTTTAGCACTAAACCACAGCCAGGTGTTTTCCAGGGAGAAGATATATGAGTCCGTATTTGGATTTGACGGGAAAAGTGACAGCTCTGCCGTAGTGGAGCATATAAAAAACATAAGGGCAAAGTTTGGCAGCGTTAATTGCAATCCAATAAGGACAGTCTGGGGGATTGGTTACAAATGGGTTTAAAGAATAGTAAAAGCTTTAGAAGTTTATTTGTGGAATATATTATATATTTTATTTTCAGCACTTTTATACTCTTTCTGTTTGTCTTCTTTGGATTTGATTTTATGCTGAAAGCAAATATTGTATTTCCAGCCAATTATTTTGAAAAGAAAATCCAGCAAAATGGGAATGAAATTGCAAGGGCGGAGAAGGTAACTGAAGCTCTGGTGCCTGAAGGCTGCCAGTATGGTGTTTACAGCAGACAGGGCAAAGTTCTCTATGGAAATTTTAAAGCCGGGGAATTTCAGGAGGTCTGGAGGGATTTTAAAAACAATAAAATGAATTCAGGGAGAAATGGCTATTACAAGTTTTTTTACAGAAATGATGAAATCTGTATTGTCAGATATCCACTGACGGTGCAATTTACAAATTTATTTCTCAGGAAATATTTTCCTAATGTTGAAAATGTCTCATATATTTTTGTATTCTTAATTTTTATAGTGGGGATACTTTTACTCTCCGGGAAATTTGGCAGGTATTTCTCAAAAGAGATGGATATACTGATGAAAATTGTAGAGCGGATAAAACAGCATAATCTTGATTTCAATCCCCGGCATTCAAGAATCCATGAAATTGATAAGGTCATAAATTCTTTGGATGAAATGAAAAGGACACTGAAGGATTCACTGGAAAAACAGTGGGATATGGAAAGTGCAAGAAAAAATCAAATATCTTCACTGGCCCATGACATAAAGACACCACTTACCATTATAAAGGGAAATGCAGAACTTATGAAAGAGAGCTGCAGTGATTCTGCGGCTATGAAATACAACCAGCATATTCTTGAAAGTGCCGGTGAAATTGAACGTTATCTGGAATTGCTTATGGATATGATAAAATCGGAAAGCAGTATTGATTTTAATCCGGTTAAAATAGACACGAAAACATTTTTTAAAAAGTTGGAAAGCCAGGGGAAGGCTCTTGCAGCTAGGAGGGATCTTCAATTTGAGATCAGCAAAGGGGAAAATGTACCGGAATTTTTTCGTGGAGATGAAAATTTACTGTACAGGGCCCTTTTAAATGTTATATCAAATGCAGTTGAATATTCTTCAGAAGGTGGAAAGATTAATTTCAAACTGGAGAGAAAGGATCACAGGATAAGTTTCTCAGTTGAAGATAGTGGCATGGGATTTTCAAAGGAGGAGCTGCAGCTCGCCGTGGAACAATTTTACAGGGGTGACAGCAGCAGAACCTCAAGAACTCATTATGGCATGGGGCTTTTTATTGCAAAGTCCTTTATGAAACTTCATGGGGTCTGTATGAAGCTGTTGAATTCTGAAATTACAGGGGGAGCTCTTGTAATACTCGAGATGCCACTTGATGTACCAGAGTAAAATTTTACTCTGGTTTTTGTCTTCCAATGAAAAAACGATTTCACATACAATCACATATGCCAGAATTATTGACAAATATATTAAAAAAGGATATTATTATAATAAATCATACAAATCATACTTATCACACCAAAAAATAAATTTTAGGGGGAATAAAGATGGCAGGACCAAAGGGAAAATATGCGTGGACAGTTAAAGTTGGAGAAAAAGGGCAGATTGTAATACCAAAAGAAGCAAGAGATGTTTTCAACATTAAACCAGGTGACACACTGATTTTGCTGGGGGATGAAGAGCAGGGGATTGCAATTCCACCTCAAAGTATGTTTTCAAAGCTTACACAGATGATTTTTGACGGAAAACTGCCCGATTCCCACAAGGAGGAGAAAAAATGAGCATTTTATCAGTTATGGATTTAAATAAAAAATATGAACGCTTTGAACTGAGCAATGTTTCGTTTAGTTTAGAAAAGGGGACAATTACCGGTTTTATAGGTCGTAATGGTGCAGGAAAAACCACAACTCTGAAGTCACTTCTGAATTTTGTCCATCCGGATAGGGGTGAGATCGTGTTTTTCAGCAGGAAATTTAAAGACAGTGAATTTGAAATAAAGCAAAAAGTAGGGTTTGTTTCAGGGGGAATTAATTATTATCCCAAAAAGAAGATAAAGGTAATTTCAGCAACTACCCGCCGTTTTTATAAGCAGTGGGATAATAGGGCATATAGTCATTACATGGACATGTTCAAACTGGATGAAAATAAAACTCCTGATGAGCTATCAGAAGGGATGAAAGTAAAGTATTCACTTGCTCTGGCGCTTTCACATAATGCTGAGCTTTTAATTCTTGATGAACCCACAAGCGGGCTTGATCCTGTATCAAGGGATGACCTGCTTGGTGTTTTTCTGGAACTTGAGGCAAAGGGTATTACAATTTTATTTTCTACTCATATTACCTCTGACTTGGATAAATGTGCAGACAATATCCTATATATTAAAAATGGAAAAATTCTTGCAAATGCCCATATGAATTCATTTTTATCACAATATAGAGTATTGGAGCTTACAGAGGAACAATTGACGGATGACCTCAAATTAAAATTGATTGGGTGCAAAAAGAGCAAGTATGGATATAGTGCTTTAATTAAAACTGCAGATTGCAGGAACGTAAACGCAAAAATGTCAGATGTTGATTTGGAATCAGCTATGGTCCACTTGGAAAGGGAGTGATCAAGATATGAAAAATATGCTTTACAAAGAATTTAATCTTGCCATGCATCCAACATCCATTATGTTTCTATTGCTGTCAGCGATGCTGCTTATACCCAATTATCTTTATTATGTGACATTCTTCTATACTGCTCTGGCAATTTTTTTCACTTGTTTGAGCGGCAGGGAAAATAACGATATATTTTATTCCATGACACTTCCTGTGCGTAAAAGGGATATTGTGAAATCCAGGTTTTTACATGTTGTCATACTGGAGCTTGTTCAGATTTTAACTGCTGTTCCCTTTGCGTTGATTAGGAGAACATATACTTTGCCTGGAAATATTGCCGGTATTGATGCCAATGTTGCATTTTTCGGGTTTTCATTTATGATGCTTGGTATCTTCAATCTTGTTTTTTTCACCAGGTATTATAGGAATACAGATAAAGTCGGAACAGCCTTTGCTGTGGGGAGTACTGCAATTGCCGTATTTATGCTGGCTGCAGAATCAGGTGTTCATATTGTACCTTTTATGAAAAATGTTCTTGATACCAGAGATCCGGATTTCATTTTATACAAGGTTGCAGTGTTAATTGGAGGAATCATTTTATATGTGCTGATGACATTCTTCTCGTATATGAAATCCGCCAGGTCTTTTGAAAAATTGGACCTGTAAGTATATTTTGACAATGAAGAAACACCAGAGTAAAATTTTACTCTGGTGAAATTTTAAAATCACAGTTTTTTGTCATCTATTAAATTGAACCAGCCATTTATGGAGTTCATGATTGAATCTATGAAGAAAGAATCGATGATGACCTTGAGAAAGTCAATAATTACTGCTGTATTTAAAGCAGATATTAAAAAAGAAACTGGGAGAATAAATTTTATACAAGGCCATTTTTATAAAAGATCCGTACATCGAATAACGGTGCACGGAGAAATTATGGTATGTTTCAAGCAATTATGCTATAAATCTTTACATCCGGATCAGCATTCCAGAGTGTCTTGAGACCAGCAAAGACATTATTTTTGAACAGTGAGCTAGATAAGTAAGCCTGTGCATGTTCTACGCTGTCGAAGCCGTGAAGTACCTGAACATCTTCGGTACGAATCAGTAGGTCTTTAGTCAGAGCACCTTCAATTGTTTTCAGAAACGGGCCGCGATAATCAGTATAAACCTTGGCAGCATCTGCACGGTTGGATTCTTCGATTTTCATTGTAATTTGCAAATAAGCATTTACTTTCATAAATTTACCTCCAAGTTTGTGATATGACTCATTTTGTCCATCTGAGCCTGATATAATTATACTTCAATCGCTTCAAAAGAAAAATATATTTACAAATTTATGAGTTACTAATAAATTTCATAGTTACTTGCTAATATGTATACAGCCTTCTATAATAATATTACATTTGTTTTAACACAGGAGGTTAAAATGTCACTAGCAGTTTTTTGGACAATGTTGATATATATGCTGATTTGTTCTTTTACACCTGGTCCTGGGAATATTTTAGCTCTAAATACTACAACTCACTTTGGCTGGCAAAGAGGAAAACGACTAATATTTGGTATTTGTGCAGGTTATGCCTGTGTACAGATTCTTTGTACCTTGGCAATATACGGATTGAATACTTTCCTCACGCCAGCACTTCATATTCTCAAATATATTGGGAGTATATATATGGTATGGCTGGCAGTACATATTCTTTCGAGTAAGCCATTAAAAAATGGGGAGAACGAACAAGCATCATTTAGAGATGGATTCTCTCTTCAATTTGTAAATGTAAAGATCTATTTTTATATTATAACTTTGTTGATGAGTTATCTTGTCCCCTATATTAGCACTTTGTATGTCTTACTTTTGGCAGGTATCGGGGTGGTTGCTGTTGGAGGCACAGCTTGTTTAACATGGGCATTACTTGGAATTAAGATGCAGCGTATTTACGAAGAACACTACAAATTTATTAATTCTATATTGAGCCTGTTTTTGCTGTATTGTGCTTGGGATATTGCAAGGGGGTGAAATTTGATGTATCAACATAAAATGCAGAAGGACATTCGATGTCCTCTTGAATATGGTCTTGAAATTTTTGGCGGAAAATGGAAATCACGAATCATATGTGTTTTAGCTGAAAAAGGCACTTTACGATACAGTGTACTTCGAAAAGAAATGAGCAATATAACGGATACAGTTTTGACATCTACTCTCAAGGAACTAATTGCAGATGGTATTGTACATAGAAAGTCATTTGATGAGATTCCGCCTCATGTAGAGTATTGCCTTACAGAAAAGGGCAATTCTGTAATTCCTATTTTACAGAGCATCTGTAAATGGTCTGGAGCTTATCACAAGGAGGATAATGAAAATACAATGGCACACTGTAAAAAATGTGACTATAAATAATAAAAAGGAGAGATTCTCTAATAATGATTACTTATACAAAGGAAAAAAAATTTAACCAAGAAGAAGTACAGCAATTATTCTTATCAGTTGGATGGATATCTGGACAGTACCCAAGTCGATTGTATAAGGCATTGATGAATTCTTCCACAGTACTGACAGCTTGGGATGGAAATAAACTTGTAGGTCTCATACGTGTACTGGATGACAGCGAAATGGTGGCATATATGCACTATGTTTTGGTGCATCCCGATTATCAAGGACAGAAAATTGCAGGAACAATGATTGAAATGATTAAAGAGAAATATAAGGATTATTTATATATTGAAATTATGCCAGAACAGAGCAAAAATTCAGTTTTTTATGAAAAGTTTGGTTTCAAAATTATGGCAGATGGTGTAGCAATGCAACTTTGTAATTTTAATAATCAATACTAGCAGATATAGAAAAGCCCTAATTATTGAATTCTATACAATACAAATGATAAATAAGCATGGTAGTAAAAACTCTGTAGTCATACTTGCTGGAATAAATTTTATGATGTAACTTCGTAAATTTCTTAAAATGAGGAACAAAGATTATTTAAAAGTAATATACAGACAAATAATAGAGTTAGAGTCTAGTATTATAAATAGTAAGAAGATTATATTTCGCCTATATGGCCAGAAGAAGAAGGCAATATTTCAATTTGGTGGAAGTGAATGGGTTACTATGATAGATCCTGCAGGACACCCTTTTTGCCTTTGTGCTCAAGAAAATAAAGCATGATTATAGCTAATTTCAATTAAGTCATTTGAGAAAATTTCCAATTTAAGTTTGAGTAATATAAAATAGTAAATTTCAAAGGAAGTTTTATTATGTTTGAAGGGATAACCTATTGCTTACCAAAAAATCGGCACTATCGTCATTGTAAAAAATAAGATGCAGTGATGATAGTGCTTATTTTTTGGATTAAATTCCAAGCAGCTTAGCTATATTCTCTCCCAATACTGCATCTGCAATAAATTTGGATTCAGCAGTTTTAAGTATGGCTTCTATGGAAAGTTCAAGGTCACCAAAAGGTCTGTCTACTCCAAAGATACATTTTTCAGGGATTTCATTGATTACAGTTTTCAGTACGAATGTAGAATAGTATGCAGAAGTATCAAGAAATAAATTGGAAGTTTCTTTTACAATATCCATTGTCTCAAGCCAGTTAACTCCTCCCAGATGTCCTAGAATAACAGGTACCGAAGGATAGTTGTGTGCAAATATAGATATGGATTTAATATCTTCAAGTGTAGTCGGGAAAAAGGCATGTATCCAAATAGGAAGGTTATTGAATTCACTTGATACTTTGAATATATTTTTTAAAAGATGAGACTGTCCGCTTCCCAAAGTAAATTCTCCAATACCAGCTAAATGATTCTTGAAAATAGTATTATTTACATATTCAGTTGTATCTTTTAAATTTAAAACTGGAGGTACGGCACCAAATCCAACATAACGATCTGGGTATTTTTTTATAGCATTTACTAATTCATGGACTGATTTTTTGCGTACTTCAGTCATATTTCCTTTCCTGCCAGCTAATAAGTCATTTAGATATTGCATTGAATCTTTCACCTGTATTGCATTTTTAGCTAATTCAGGATGAAAAGATGTAGAAAATAGCACTGTTTTATCGACTCCTGCCTTATTCATGGTTTCTATATGATTTTGGATAGGTAGAGTAAGATGAGAATGTCCGTCAATAATCATAAAATCTCATTCCTTTCTTAAATTGAAGTTATCTTAATTATAGCTAATGTAAATATAATTAATAGTATGCACTTTTTTGTAATATACTATGGCAAAGGAAAGTAATAGTATGCCGCAGAAATTATGTTATTTAGGAAACAATACTCACAAATTCCACCTAAAGTAGAATGTTCACTTAGCAAAAAGGGAGAAATCTCGACCTTCAATATTTTTGTAATGCATCCAAAAGATACTTCAGATACTTATGTGCCTTAGTCTTAGAACATACACTTCCTCGAAAAAAGCTCCATTCTAAAATGAGAAATACGGTATTGCTGTAATGATCTGCAATAATCTCATAGGGAATTTCATAGTGATCCTTGCACGAAGACTGCCGAAAAATTTCCCGCATTTTGGTACTCAGATATCCACGGAAATGATTCAGCAAGAAACTTTCCGTGGAATTGAATTTCAGAATGCATTGGATATTTTTCAGATAAGTAGATGCAAAATCATATGCACGGTTGAAAATGATATATAGACATTCCTTAGGATCAAGCTCTGCATATTGCTCAAGATGGATCTGCCTGCCGATGGTGTACCAGCAATAATTCAGTAAATCATATTTATCATCAAAATAGTTGTAAAACGTAGCGCGGGGATAATTGCTTTTCTC
Proteins encoded in this region:
- a CDS encoding ABC transporter ATP-binding protein; this encodes MSILSVMDLNKKYERFELSNVSFSLEKGTITGFIGRNGAGKTTTLKSLLNFVHPDRGEIVFFSRKFKDSEFEIKQKVGFVSGGINYYPKKKIKVISATTRRFYKQWDNRAYSHYMDMFKLDENKTPDELSEGMKVKYSLALALSHNAELLILDEPTSGLDPVSRDDLLGVFLELEAKGITILFSTHITSDLDKCADNILYIKNGKILANAHMNSFLSQYRVLELTEEQLTDDLKLKLIGCKKSKYGYSALIKTADCRNVNAKMSDVDLESAMVHLERE
- a CDS encoding ABC-2 transporter permease; the encoded protein is MKNMLYKEFNLAMHPTSIMFLLLSAMLLIPNYLYYVTFFYTALAIFFTCLSGRENNDIFYSMTLPVRKRDIVKSRFLHVVILELVQILTAVPFALIRRTYTLPGNIAGIDANVAFFGFSFMMLGIFNLVFFTRYYRNTDKVGTAFAVGSTAIAVFMLAAESGVHIVPFMKNVLDTRDPDFILYKVAVLIGGIILYVLMTFFSYMKSARSFEKLDL
- a CDS encoding LysE family transporter, encoding MSLAVFWTMLIYMLICSFTPGPGNILALNTTTHFGWQRGKRLIFGICAGYACVQILCTLAIYGLNTFLTPALHILKYIGSIYMVWLAVHILSSKPLKNGENEQASFRDGFSLQFVNVKIYFYIITLLMSYLVPYISTLYVLLLAGIGVVAVGGTACLTWALLGIKMQRIYEEHYKFINSILSLFLLYCAWDIARG
- a CDS encoding winged helix-turn-helix transcriptional regulator yields the protein MYQHKMQKDIRCPLEYGLEIFGGKWKSRIICVLAEKGTLRYSVLRKEMSNITDTVLTSTLKELIADGIVHRKSFDEIPPHVEYCLTEKGNSVIPILQSICKWSGAYHKEDNENTMAHCKKCDYK
- a CDS encoding GNAT family N-acetyltransferase — its product is MITYTKEKKFNQEEVQQLFLSVGWISGQYPSRLYKALMNSSTVLTAWDGNKLVGLIRVLDDSEMVAYMHYVLVHPDYQGQKIAGTMIEMIKEKYKDYLYIEIMPEQSKNSVFYEKFGFKIMADGVAMQLCNFNNQY
- a CDS encoding amidohydrolase family protein encodes the protein MIIDGHSHLTLPIQNHIETMNKAGVDKTVLFSTSFHPELAKNAIQVKDSMQYLNDLLAGRKGNMTEVRKKSVHELVNAIKKYPDRYVGFGAVPPVLNLKDTTEYVNNTIFKNHLAGIGEFTLGSGQSHLLKNIFKVSSEFNNLPIWIHAFFPTTLEDIKSISIFAHNYPSVPVILGHLGGVNWLETMDIVKETSNLFLDTSAYYSTFVLKTVINEIPEKCIFGVDRPFGDLELSIEAILKTAESKFIADAVLGENIAKLLGI
- a CDS encoding TetR/AcrR family transcriptional regulator, which encodes MKYDITKKSTKGAERTLSAFSDKMFELLTAKPFEEITVNELCEKSNYPRATFYNYFDDKYDLLNYCWYTIGRQIHLEQYAELDPKECLYIIFNRAYDFASTYLKNIQCILKFNSTESFLLNHFRGYLSTKMREIFRQSSCKDHYEIPYEIIADHYSNTVFLILEWSFFRGSVCSKTKAHKYLKYLLDALQKY